From Triticum urartu cultivar G1812 chromosome 2, Tu2.1, whole genome shotgun sequence, a single genomic window includes:
- the LOC125539473 gene encoding nudix hydrolase 8-like produces the protein MESCSLVDTAGAAALCSTPGGRRRGRAGSAARFFNCPGSSREHGVSASYSIGRMLSGVRSAARRKLFRSEPEWMGVNWPDSTGHHWWTTLENNFVLEASEDEYSGVVVDADRLPADGAAFARSLAASLSYWQSVGKKGVWLKLPVDRSEFVPIAVKEGFKYHHAEEAYLMLTYWIPDEPSLLPANASHQVGVGGFVINDQMEVLVVQEKYRGWALDGVWKLPTGFIQESEEIYTGAIREVQEETGVDTEFVDVVAFRHAHNVAFQKSDLFFICMLRPLSSAIKIDETEIQAAKWMPLEEFVKQPFIQEDHMFQKIMDICIQRLRKCYCGLTAHNVVSKFDGRQSTLYYNVGEPEDVNCDAA, from the exons ATGGAGAGCTGCAGCTTGGTCGACACGGCCGGCGCCGCCGCTCTCTGCTCCACGCCGGGCGGGCGCCGCCGCGGCCGCGCCGGCAGCGCCGCGAGGTTCTTCAACTGCCCCGGCTCCTCCAGAG AGCACGGGGTGAGCGCGTCCTACTCCATCGGCCGGATGCTGAGCGGGGTGAGGTCGGCGGCGCGGAGGAAGCTGTTCAGGAGCGAGCCCGAGTGGATGGGCGTCAACTGGCCCGACTCCACCGGCCACCATTGGTGGACGACTCTCGAGAACAACTTCGTGCTGGAGGCCTCCGAGGACGAGTACAGCGGGGTCGTCGTCGACGCCGACAGGCTGCCGGCCGACGGGGCCGCCTTCGCCCGGTCGCTCGCGGCGTCCCTCTCCTACTGGCAGTCCGTG GGAAAGAAAGGGGTGTGGCTGAAACTGCCTGTGGATCGATCTGAGTTTGTTCCCATAGCAGTCAAG GAAGGATTCAAGTACCACCACGCGGAGGAGGCCTACTTGATGCTGACGTACTGGATCCCCGACGAGCCGTCTCTGCTCCCAGCGAACGCTTCTCATCAGGTCGGCGTCGGGGGCTTCGTGATCAATGATCAAATGGAG GTCCTAGTGGTGCAAGAGAAGTACCGCGGCTGGGCGTTGGATGGTGTCTGGAAACTCCCCACGGGGTTCATTCAGGAG TCAGAAGAAATATACACGGGAGCCATCAGAGAGGTCCAGGAAGAAACAGGG GTTGACACTGAATTCGTGGATGTGGTTGCCTTCAG GCACGCGCACAACGTGGCGTTTCAGAAGTCGGACCTGTTCTTCATCTGCATGCTGAGGCCTCTGTCGAGCGCGATCAAGATCGACGAAACGGAGATTCAGGCAGCAAAG TGGATGCCGCTGGAGGAGTTCGTGAAGCAGCCCTTCATCCAGGAGGACCACATGTTCCAGAAGATCATGGACATCTGCATCCAGCGGCTGAGGAAGTGCTACTGCGGCCTCACGGCGCACAACGTCGTCTCCAAGTTCGACGGCCGGCAGTCCACCCTCTACTACAACGTGGGCGAGCCCGAGGATGTCAACTGCGACGCTGCCTGA
- the LOC125539474 gene encoding protein NRT1/ PTR FAMILY 8.2-like, whose protein sequence is MGEVGADTIYTQDGTVDIKGNQAVKSSTGTWRACPYILANECCERLAYYGMSANLSNFMLDNMGMNKSDAANTVSNWTGTCYAAPLIGAFLADAYLGRFWTIASFVIIYVIGLGLLTVAASVKGLVPTCMAQGVCDPTAGQTAAVFVGLYLVALGTGGIKPCVSSFGADQFDEHDESERRSKSSFFNWFYLSINIGALVASSVLVNVQVRYGWGWGFGIPAVVMAIAVGSFFVGTPLYRHQRPGGSPLTRIAQVLVAATRKLSVPVDGSALHETTDRDSGIEGSRKLEHTEQFRFLDKAAVETPADRTATAPSAWRLCTVTQVEELKSVVRLLPIWASGIVFAAVYGQMNTVFVFQGNTLDKRMGAHFSIPSASLSTFDTLSVIFWVPVYDRLLVPAVRSVTGHPRGFTQLQRMGVGLVVSIFSMVAAGVLEVFRLRAVARLGLYGEDDIVPISIFWQVPQYFIVGAAEVFVFVGQLDFFYDQAPDAMRSMCMALSLTAVALGSYVSTLLVTVVKKVTTRGGGQGWIPDKNLNVGHLDYFFWLMTVLSVVNFVVYLPIANWYAYKRTAEAGDNPEANEGGDDDQ, encoded by the exons ATGGGGGAGGTTGGCGCGGACACGATCTACACCCAAGATGGCACCGTGGACATCAAGGGCAACCAGGCCGTCAAGAGCAGCACCGGCACCTGGCGCGCCTGCCCCTACATCCTCG CTAACGAATGCTGCGAGCGGCTGGCGTACTACGGCATGAGCGCCAACCTGAGCAACTTCATGCTGGACAACATGGGCATGAACAAGAGCGACGCCGCCAACACCGTCAGCAACTGGACGGGGACCTGCTACGCCGCCCCCCTCAtcggcgccttcctcgccgacGCCTACCTCGGCCGCTTCTGGACCATCGCCTCCTTCGTGATCATCTACGTCATCGGCCTGGGGCTCCTGACGGTTGCGGCGTCGGTGAAAGGGCTGGTGCCGACGTGCATGGCGCAGGGGGTGTGCGACCCGACGGCGGGGCAGACGGCGGCGGTGTTCGTCGGTCTGTACCTCGTTGCTCTGGGCACCGGCGGGATCAAGCCCTGCGTGTCCTCGTTCGGAGCAGACCAGTTCGACGAGCACGACGAGAGCGAGCGGCGGAGCAAGAGCTCCTTCTTCAACTGGTTCTACTTGTCCATCAACATCGGCGCGCTGGTGGCGTCGTCCGTGCTGGTGAACGTGCAGGTGCGCTACGGCTGGGGCTGGGGCTTCGGCATCCCCGCCGTCGTCATGGCCATCGCCGTCGGCAGCTTCTTCGTCGGCACGCCGCTCTACCGCCACCAGCGCCCCGGCGGCAGCCCGCTCACCCGCATCGCGCAGGTGCTCGTCGCGGCCACGCGCAAGCTGAGCGTCCCCGTCGACGGGTCGGCGCTGCACGAGACGACGGACAGGGACTCCGGCATCGAGGGGAGCCGCAAGCTGGAGCACACCGAGCAGTTCAGGTTCCTCGACAAGGCGGCCGTGGAGACGCCGGCGGACAGGACGGCGACGGCGCCGTCGGCGTGGAGGCTGTGCACGGTGACGCAGGTGGAGGAGCTCAAGAGCGTGGTGCGGCTGCTGCCCATCTGGGCGAGCGGCATCGTCTTCGCGGCGGTGTACGGGCAGATGAACACCGTGTTCGTGTTCCAGGGAAACACCCTCGACAAGCGCATGGGCGCCCACTTCTCCATCCCCTCCGCCTCGCTCTCCACCTTCGACACCCTCAGCGTCATCTTCTGGGTGCCCGTGTACGACCGCCTCCTCGTCCCGGCCGTCCGCTCCGTCACCGGCCACCCGCGCGGCTTCACGCAGCTCCAGCGCATGGGTGTCGGCCTCGTCGTCTCGATCTtctccatggtcgccgccggCGTGCTCGAGGTTTTCCGCCTCCGCGCGGTCGCGCGGCTGGGGCTGTACGGGGAGGACGACATCGTGCCCATCTCCATCTTCTGGCAGGTGCCGCAGTACTTCATCGTCGGCGCCGCCGAGGTGTTCGTCTTCGTGGGGCAGCTGGACTTCTTCTACGACCAGGCGCCGGACGCCATGAGGAGCATGTGCATGGCGCTGTCGCTGACGGCGGTAGCGCTGGGAAGCTACGTGAGCACGCTGCTGGTGACGGTGGTGAAGAAGGTGACGACGAGGGGTGGAGGACAAGGGTGGATCCCGGACAAGAACCTCAACGTCGGCCACCTCGACTACTTCTTCTGGCTGATGACCGTGCTCAGCGTTGTCAACTTTGTTGTCTACCTGCCCATCGCCAACTGGTACGCCTACAAGAGGACCGCCGAAGCCGGAGACAACCCGGAGGCCAATGAAGGAGGTGATGATGACCAGTGA